The following coding sequences lie in one Silene latifolia isolate original U9 population chromosome 5, ASM4854445v1, whole genome shotgun sequence genomic window:
- the LOC141657827 gene encoding sulfite reductase [ferredoxin], chloroplastic-like produces the protein MTTSFGATNSAIFTDPKLQIQTFNGLKSSTLITVHRFVPLFPVSSSNSSVIRAVSTPVKPETAVEPKRSKVEIFKEQSNFIRWPLNEEMMNDAPNINEAATQLIKFHGSYLQYNRNEKGAKSYSFMLRTKNPCGKVSNQLYLVMDDLADQFGIGTLRLTTRQTFQLHGVLKQNMKTVMGTIIRNMGSTLGACGDLNRNVLAPPAPLARKDYLFAQETADNIAALLTPQSGFYYDVWVDGEKFMTAEPPEVVKARNDNSHGTNFPDSPEPIYGTQFLPRKFKIAVTVPTDNSVDLLTNDIGVVVVSDDNGEPKGFNIYVGGGMGRTHRQESTFPRLAEPLGYVPKEDILYAIKAIVVTQRENGRRDDRKYSRMKYLISSWGIEKFRSVVEQYYGKKFEPFRELPEWEFKSFLGWHEQGDGSLFCGLHVDSGRIKGVMKKTLREVIEKYNLDVRITANQNLILCDINRAWKRPITTMLAQGGLLEPRLVDPLNVTAMACPALPMCPLAITEAERGIPDILKRVRAVFEKVGLKYNESVVVRITGCPNGCARPYMAELGLVGDGPNSYQIWLGGTPNQSSLAKTFLNKVKIQELEKVLEPLFYHWRRNRKAKESFGDFSNRMSFEKLQEYVDNWEGVPQTTGRFNLKLFADKDTYLAVEELAKLQNKTAHQLAMEIIRNYVVGEQNGKSIE, from the exons ATGACGACGTCGTTTGGGGCAACAAATTCCGCCATTTTTACTGATCCCAAGCTCCAAATTCAGACCTTTAATGGGTTGAAATCATCAACTTTGATCACTGTTCATCGTTTTGTTCCTTTGTTTCCCGTTTCTTCTTCTAATTCTTCTGTCATTAGAGCTGTTTCTACG CCTGTAAAGCCCGAGACTGCTGTGGAGCCAAAACGTAGCAAGGTTGAAATCTTCAAAGAACAAAGTAATTTCATAAGGTGGCCTCTTAATGAGGAGATGATGAATGATGCTCCAAACATTAACGAGGCTGCTACACAGTTGATCAAGTTTCATGGGAGCTATCTACAGTATAATAGAAATGAAAAGGGCGCTAAATCTTACTCATTTATGCTTCGTACCAAAAACCCTTGTGGAAAAGTGTCTAACCAGCTTTACTTGGTGATGGATGATCTTGCTGATCAATTCGGGATTGGAACTCTTCGGTTAACCACGAGACAAACATTTCAACTCCACGGTGTTTTAAAGCAGAATATGAAGACGGTTATGGGTACCATTATTAGAAACATGGGCTCAACCCTGGGTGCTTGTGGGGATTTAAATAGAAACGTGCTTGCCCCACCTGCTCCACTCGCTCGAAAAGACTACTTGTTTGCCCAGGAGACAGCTGACAATATTGCTGCTCTCTTAACACCACAATCAGGTTTTTACTACGATGTATGGGTTGATGGGGAGAAATTTATGACAGCTGAGCCTCCGGAAGTAGTGAAAGCCCGTAATGATAATTCCCATGGAACTAACTTTCCAGACTCTCCAGAGCCAATTTACGGGACTCAATTCCTGCCAAGAAAGTTCAAGATTGCTGTAACTGTTCCAACTGATAACTCAGTTGACCTTCTCACTAATGACATTGGTGTCGTCGTCGTTTCTGATGACAATGGAGAGCCCAAGGGTTTCAATATATAT GTTGGAGGTGGCATGGGAAGGACTCATAGACAGGAGAGTACTTTCCCTCGTTTGGCAGAACCATTAGGGTATGTGCCTAAGGAAGATATATTATATGCTATTAAGGCTATAGTTGTTACTCAGAGAGAAAACGGGCGTAGAGATGACCGCAAATATAGCAGGATGAAGTATTTAATTAGTTCATGGGGCATCGAGAAGTTCAGAAGTGTAGTCGAACAGTACTATGGAAAGAAATTTGAACCCTTCCGTGAGTTGCCCGAATGGGAGTTCAAGAGTTTCCTTGGTTGGCACGAGCAG GGTGATGGAAGTCTATTCTGTGGTCTTCATGTTGATAGTGGCCGTATAAAAGGCGTAATGAAGAAAACATTGAGGGAGGTAATTGAGAAGTACAATTTGGACGTGCGTATTACCGCTAATCAAAACCTCATCCTTTGCGACATTAACCGTGCATGGAAGCGTCCGATTACTACAATGCTTGCTCAGGGTGGTTTACTG GAACCTAGGCTTGTCGATCCCCTAAATGTCACTGCCATGGCATGCCCTGCTTTACCAATGTGTCCACTGGCAATAACTGAAGCTGAGCGGGGAATTCCGGACATATTGAAACGGGTTAGAGCCGTGTTTGAGAAG GTTGGTCTCAAGTACAATGAATCTGTTGTAGTAAGGATAACTGGGTGTCCGAACGGATGTGCTCGACCCTACATGGCTGAGCTTGGGCTTGTTGGTGATGGCCCCAACAGTTATCAG ATTTGGCTGGGCGGTACACCTAATCAATCCTCCTTGGCTAAGAccttcttgaacaaagtcaaAATTCAAGAACTAGAGAAAGTTCTAGAGCCTTTATTTTACCACTGGAGACGGAACCGGAAAGCTAAGGAATCCTTCGGCGATTTCAGTAACCGCATG AGCTTTGAGAAACTACAAGAATATGTAGACAACTGGGAAGGTGTACCACAAACAACTGGGAGATTCAACCTGAAGCTTTTTGCTGATAAAGATACGTACCTAGCCGTAGAGGAACTCGCAAAGCTACAAAACAAAACTGCCCATCAGCTAGCCATGGAAATTATCCGCAATTATGTGGTTGGCGAACAAAATGGCAAGAGTATTGAATGA
- the LOC141657826 gene encoding uncharacterized protein LOC141657826: MNGIRSGMSIAGMKIGGGRRRFLFLLPVMIFLPYLLSVLELHQFSTTIDQQKKHGTKSDHLILGPAAGQGLQNRLQCQGTKSLNTTRHVASHSSKSGENVAFVTVFTIYNSSRENHENNKFSDIVTIGNSSYTKLERSMAILHSFIKFIQVTMPLSNVIILTDPASDLRVDREKVTVYPIQGEYSRDKLMLQRIRSYIAFLTARLEEYPTLAPDQRSHYIFTDSDIAVVDDLGQMFDEYSSFHLALTFRNNKDQPLNSGFIAVRGTTEGLRRAKEFLTEVLKAYTERYMKASRMLGDQLALAWVVRSNPSFDSRRFSKPVAFMEELNGASVLFLPCALYNWTPPEGAGQFHGMPLDVKVVHFKGSRKRLMLEAWNFFNASSNMDDMLCLILGSGRTKYDF; encoded by the exons ATGAATGGAATAAGAAGTGGGATGTCAATTGCCGGGATGAAAATTGGTGGTGGAAGGCGGCGTTTTTTGTTCTTGCTACCTGTAATGATTTTTCTACCATACTTGTTATCTG TTTTAGAGTTGCATCAATTCTCAACCACCATTGATCAACAAAAGAAACATGGGACAAAATCTGATCATTTGATTCTTGGGCCGGCTGCTGGTCAGGGTCTTCAAAATCGTCTCCAGTGTCAAG GTACAAAATCATTGAACACAACGCGTCACGTTGCTTCACACAGCTCGAAGTCCGGAGAGAATGTTGCCTTTGTAACTGTATTTACCATTTACAATTCTTCAAGAGAGAATCACGAAAACAATAAATTCTCTGATATTGTGACCATCGGAAATTCTTCGTATACAAAGTTGGAGAGATCTATGGCTATCCTGCATTCATTCATTAAGTTTATCCAG GTAACAATGCCTTTAAGCAACGTTATCATCCTTACTGATCCAGCATCTGACTTGCGGGTTGACAGAGAAAAAGTTACAGTTTACCCCATTCAAGGTGAATATTCACGAGACAAGTTGATGCTTCAAAGAATTAGGTCTTACATT GCCTTTCTGACTGCAAGACTGGAGGAGTATCCTACGCTTGCTCCTGACCAAAGGAGTCATTACATTTTTACTGATTCAGACATAGCTGTGGTTGATGATCTTGGCCAGATGTTTGATGAGTACTCGAGTTTTCATTTGGCTTTAACCTTTAGAAACAACAAAGATCAACCTCTTAACTCAGGGTTTATTGCTGTACGTGGAACCACAGAGGGTCTCAGAAG GGCCAAAGAGTTTTTGACCGAAGTTCTTAAAGCTTACACTGAAAGATACATGAAAGCTTCTAGAATGTTGGGCGATCAGTTGGCCTTGGCATGGGTCGTAAGATCTAACCCATCTTTTGATTCAAGGAGGTTCTCTAAACCCGTAGCTTTCATGGAGGAATTAAATGGGGCTTCAGTATTGTTTCTACCATGTGCATTATATAATTGGACTCCTCCAGAAGGCGCAGGACAATTTCATGGCATGCCTCTGGATGTAAAG GTAGTTCACTTCAAAGGATCAAGGAAACGGTTAATGCTAGAAGCATGGAATTTTTTCAACGCATCATCGAACATGGATGATATGTTATGCCTCATTCTAGGTAGTGGAAGAACTAAATACGACTTTTAA